In the genome of Populus alba chromosome 11, ASM523922v2, whole genome shotgun sequence, one region contains:
- the LOC118038384 gene encoding protein yippee-like At5g53940 yields the protein MGRIFVVELEGRSYRCKFCGTHLALPDQLVSKSFRCRRGKAYLFSNVVNITVGVLEERMMLSGLHTVADIFCCCCGGIIGWKYEAAHEMSQKYKEGKFVLERGRIVGEMDFSTELFIDTHPE from the exons ATGGGGAGGATATTTGTGGTGGAGTTAGAGGGTCGTTCTTACAGATGCAAGTTCTGTGGGACCCATTTAGCTCTCCCTGATCAACTTGTCTCAAAG TCTTTTCGTTGCCGCAGAGGAAAAGCTTATCTCTTCAGTAATGT GGTGAACATCACTGTGGGAGTGTTAGAGGAGAGAATGATGCTTTCAGGATTGCATACTGTAGCTGACATATTTTGTTGCTGTTGTGGGGGAATTATTGGCTGGAAATAT GAGGCAGCACATGAGATGAGTCAAAAGTACAAAGAAGGGAAGTTTGTCCTCGAAAG GGGGAGGATCGTTGGTGAAATGGACTTCTCAACAGAACTCTTTATTGATACCCATCCTGAATGA
- the LOC118038385 gene encoding uncharacterized protein, translating to MGKSSSSIRKKRSKYSSQGRARKKKDTRRSKSKRLRRRDESYSDDDSRSSLSVSSFDSEDSFRRRRSRSRTRKDVKGTKKRARSSSSEETPRARKRKGSKRNGGRKKMHEKKTKKRRKKKVRRDSSVSSSSGESRSCSTCQSQSDESEYERCKGRHERRDDEKRKSENIRNGAKRRRYRSGSCSSCSRHDDSSDFLMSNIMIGENTSKRLRSIIILPGEDSEVRELDKDKHKEEITYDHDDYPSSRSNDSNDGLNNMEERPIEDEKREDAAASNSKAIELIESNKVGEGQHTRNKPGYDVDRVGTNDTKKEQNDVSGVIVNTANVDDLETVLRQKALENLKTFRSGLGGFQTNAKSAVIQKDKCDGAAQSPFSVMPELGQTKIPKVVGTRMAGEDSAHSSLNEKIPDGGICGIESWSAKNNVHPPDQVAIPGSEKVSTFASSSKNNPRLITSASRKALSNVTTTLKETLASRETNQPQLASGTSIGRSVTLKETPASCEANQAKLSIGISFGKSVTLKETPASLEASQAKLVSGIKVCKNAIHGDHTVTPPRGTDNDDRANDSSVSYPAEPSSCLGSAAGDINLNESQDEGKEGTQLEQKTMSVMRGGEMVQVNYKVYIPKKTPALARRQLKR from the exons ATgggaaaatcttcttcttctatcaGAAAGAAACGCTCCAAATATTCCTCTCAG GGTcgtgcaaggaaaaaaaaagatactagGAGAAGTAAATCAAAGAGGCTGCGGCGTCGTGATGAGTCTTATTCAGATGATGATTCAAGAAGTTCACTGTCTGTCTCATCTTTTGATTCTGAGGATAGTTTCAGAAGGAGAAGGTCTAGGTCTCGCACTAGAAAGGATGTGAAGGGGACTAAAAAGAGGGCTCGGTCTTCTAGCAGTGAGGAGACTCCTCGTGCGAGAAAGCGAAAAGGGTCCAAAAGAAATGGTGGGAGGAAGAAAATGCATGAGAAGAAgacaaagaagaggaggaagaagaaggttaGGAGAGATTCAAGTGTTAGTTCTAGTAGTGGTGAGTCTCGGAGCTGTTCAACTTGTCAGAGTCAGAGTGATGAGAGTGAATATGAGAGGTGTAAGGGCAGGCATGAAAGAAGAGATGATGAAAAACGAAAATCAGAGAATATTAGAAATGGAGCTAAAAGGAGGAGATACAGATCAGGAAGTTGTTCTTCATGTAGTAGACATGATGATAGTAGTGATTTTTTGATGTCAAACATAATGATTGGTGAGAACACCTCAAAGCGGCTGAGGTCCATTATTATTCTTCCTGGGGAGGATAGCGAGGTCAGAGAATTGGACAAGGATAAGCATAAAGAGGAGATAACATATGATCATGATGATTATCCTTCTTCTAGAAGCAATGATAGTAATGATGGGCTAAATAACATGGAGGAAAGGCCTATAGAGGATGAGAAAAGAGAAGATGCTGCTGCTTCCAATAGTAAAGCCATTGAACTCATAGAAAGTAACAAGGTTGGAGAGGGTCAACATACTAGAAATAAGCCTGGCTATGACGTTGACAGGGTTGGGACAAATGATACTAAAAAGGAACAGAATGATGTTTCGGGGGTCATTGTTAATACTGCAAATGTTGATGATTTGGAGACAGTTTTAAGACAAAAGGCTTTGGAAAATCTAAAAACTTTCCGAAGTGGACTTGGAGGGTTCCAAACAAATGCAAAGAGTGCTGTTATTCAGAAGGATAAGTGTGATGGTGCTGCCCAATCACCATTTTCTGTGATGCCTGAACTAGGCCAAACTAAAATCCCCAAGGTTGTTGGTACTAGAATGGCGGGAGAAGATTCTGCTCATTCATCACTAAACGAGAAGATTCCTGATGGAGGGATTTGTGGCATTGAATCTTGGTCTGCTAAGAATAATGTTCATCCACCTGACCAGGTGGCTATTCCTGGCAGCGAAAAGGTTAGTACATTTGCTAGTTCTAGTAAAAACAATCCACGGTTGATTACATCAGCATCGAGGAAAGCACTATCAAATGTTACTACCACCCTGAAAGAAACACTGGCTTCACGAGAAACCAATCAGCCACAGTTGGCGAGTGGCACTAGCATAGGTAGGAGTGTTACCCTGAAAGAAACACCTGCTTCATGTGAAGCCAATCAGGCAAAGTTGTCGATTGGGATTAGCTTTGGTAAGAGTGTCACCTTGAAAGAAACACCTGCCTCCCTGGAAGCCAGTCAGGCAAAGTTGGTGAGTGGGATTAAAGTATGTAAGAATGCCATACATGGTGATCACACTGTCACCCCTCCCAGAGGCACTGACAATGATGACAGAGCTAATGATTCCTCTGTTTCTTATCCTGCTGAGCCTTCCTCGTGCCTTGGATCTGCAGCAGGAGATATTAACTTGAATGAATCACAAGATGAAGGCAAGGAAGGCACGCAGCTGGAACAGAAGACAATGTCTGTGATGCGGGGTGGGGAAATGGTACAG GTGAACTACAAGGTCTACATTCCTAAGAAAACCCCTGCTTTGGCTAGGAGGCAACTCAAGCGGTGA
- the LOC118038387 gene encoding 3'-5' exonuclease: MACYRCDVEYYGDHIFTTVTKSASVVDRWIDQIMHVYQSKLSNLIIGLDTEWFLPAYPGDYQKIAILQLCVGRRCLIFQLCHADYFPQSLIDFLGNKKYTFVGKEVRNDASKLMNDYGLNVGHCRDVAYWAASKHGGEEDFKKFGLKRLVLRFLKKELEKPLKITLSRWDRKELNYRQIKYACLDAFVSFKLGELLSKD, from the coding sequence ATGGCGTGCTATCGATGTGATGTTGAATACTATGGCGATCATATTTTTACGACTGTCACAAAATCAGCCTCTGTTGTGGATAGATGGATCGACCAGATAATGCATGTGTATCAAAGCAAATTGAGTAATCTTATTATTGGCCTTGACACCGAGTGGTTCCTCCCTGCTTATCCCGGCGATTACCAAAAGATTGCCATCTTACAGCTTTGTGTCGGTCGTAGATGTCTTATTTTCCAACTTTGTCATGCAGACTATTTTCCTCAATCACTGATTGATTTTCTTGGCAACAAGAAATATACTTTTGTTGGCAAAGAGGTGAGGAACGATGCGTCTAAACTCATGAATGATTATGGACTGAATGTAGGCCATTGCAGGGATGTTGCGTATTGGGCTGCGTCAAAACATGGCGGCGAGGAAGATTTCAAGAAGTTTGGATTAAAGCGTTTGGTGCTTAGATTTTTGAAGAAAGAGCTGGAGAAACCCCTTAAAATTACTTTGAGCCGATGGGACCGTAAGGAGCTTAACTATCGACAAATAAAGTATGCTTGTCTTGATGCTTTTGTCTCCTTTAAACTTGGAGAACTTCTTAGCAAAGACTAA
- the LOC118038386 gene encoding uncharacterized protein, with amino-acid sequence MSRSHFFKHLSYTLVHHHRPSYLSPPLSVYKFPHRWKKPSSSSLFSKSPISSSSSSFPASPSTTTASESSAYLSVLIRCPKHVADSLSEALLCFGASSTSMDEDDDLDGSNEVCIDSIFPEFEDVGMCLSQAANSIGLKETPPFEVNLGDQYEWVRKTQETFHPVEVTEGLWIVPEWRSPPDVQATNIILNPGLAFGTGEHPTTKLCLLLLKKLIKGEEHFLDYGTGSGVLAIAALKFGAALSVGFDIEPQAIMSARHNATLNSIGPEKMQLHLVPGKTCSSLDGREDEMVKEQSCYGTGVISGTEKYDVVIANILLNPLLDLADHIVSYAKPRAVVGISGIISEQCSRIVDRYSMLLEDISVSEMDGWACVSGRKKI; translated from the exons ATGTCAAGGAGTCATTTCTTCAAACACCTATCGTACACTCTCGTTCACCACCACCGCCCATCATATCTTTCTCCTCCACTCTCGGTTTACAAATTTCCACATCGATGGAAGAAACCCAGCTCTTCCTCACTCTTCTCAAAATctcccatttcttcttcttcttcttcattcccTGCCTCGCcctcaacaacaacagcaagtGAATCCTCTGCTTACCTTTCTGTTCTCATTCGATGCCCCAAACATGTCGCT GATAGCCTTTCAGAGGCTCTTTTATGTTTTGGTGCCAGTTCTACAAGTatggatgaagatgatgacctTGATGGTTCTAATGAG GTCTGCATTGATTCTATATTTCCTGAATTTGAAGATGTGGGCATGTGCCTTTCACAAGCAGCCAATTCCATTGGCTTGAAAGAGACACCCCCTTTTGAGGTTAATCTTGGGGATCAATATGAATGGGTTCGGAAAACTCag GAAACATTTCATCCAGTTGAAGTAACTGAAGGACTTTGGATTGTGCCCGAGTGGAGATCTCCCCCT GATGTTCAAGCAACAAATATAATCCTGAATCCTGGATTAGCTTTTGGAACCGGGGAGCACCCTACTACTAAGTTATGTCTGTTGCTactaaaaaagttaataaaggGCGAAGAACATTTCTTGGATTATGGCACAGGTTCTGGAGTTCTTGCAATTGCAGCACTGAAg TTTGGTGCTGCTTTATCAGTTGGATTTGATATAGAACCTCAAGCAATCATGTCTGCACGTCATAATGCCACTCTGAACAGTATAGGACCCGAGAAAATGCAATTGCACCTAGTTCCTGGAAAAACCTGCTCCTCCTTGGATGGAAGAGAAGATGAAATGGTGAAAGAGCAGAGCTGTTACGGAACTGGAGTCATCTCTGGAACAGAGAAATATGATGTGGTCATTGCTAATATTCTCTTGAATCCTCTCTTGGATTTGGCAGATCATATTGTTTCTTATGCTAAACCTCGGGCAGTTGTTGGCATTTCTGGTATTATATCCGAGCAG TGCTCACGTATTGTTGATAGGTATTCAATGCTCTTGGAAGACATATCAGTGTCAGAGATGGATGGTTGGGCCTGTGTAAGTGGAAGGAagaaaatttag
- the LOC118038388 gene encoding PRA1 family protein H isoform X2, which produces MVFSSNPLSLSVPDPTFDTWLRDSGYLEILDQHTSSAAAAPSTTTTTTATGLFISFFSHALTLLSLFTLNPFSKLTTDDFSGPTLYWTRSFFADHGSYSFPSGFGQARLRVNENVKRYARNYASLFILFFVCTLYQMPLALIGMISSLVLWDIFKFCSDRWGWDRYPVIRQVMVRAAQCVTAVILICLNVQMALFCALGVSYTVMIMHAAFRKLTPAKQPSRSR; this is translated from the exons ATGGTTTTCTCTTCTAACCCTTTATCTCTAAGCGTTCCCGACCCCACCTTCGACACATGGCTACGCGACTCCGGCTACCTCGAAATTCTCGACCAACACACCTCCTCCGCCGCCGCCGCtccctccaccaccaccacaacaacAGCCACTGgccttttcatttcattctttTCCCATGCTCTAACACTCCTTTCTCTCTTCACTCTCAATCCCTTTTCAAAACTCACCACTGATGACTTTTCGGGTCCAACCCTTTATTGGACCCGGTCGTTTTTCGCGGACCACGGGTCCTACTCGTTTCCGTCCGGGTTTGGACAGGCTAGGCTCCGGGTTAATGAGAATGTTAAACGTTATGCAAGAAACTATGCCTCTcttttcattctcttcttcgTTTGTACTTT GTATCAAATGCCACTTGCTCTGATTGGAATGATATCAAGTTTGGTACTTTGGGATATTTTCAAGTTCTGTAGTGATAGATGGGGATGGGATCGATATCCGGTGATTCGACAAGTTATGGTCCGTGCAGCTCAATGTG TTACTGCAGTTATTCTGATATGTTTAAACGTTCAAATGGCTCTGTTTTGTGCACTTGGTGTTAGTTATACAG TTATGATCATGCATGCCGCATTTCGAAAGCTGACTCCTGCGAAGCAACCTAGTCGCAGTAGATGA
- the LOC118038388 gene encoding PRA1 family protein H isoform X1 — MVFSSNPLSLSVPDPTFDTWLRDSGYLEILDQHTSSAAAAPSTTTTTTATGLFISFFSHALTLLSLFTLNPFSKLTTDDFSGPTLYWTRSFFADHGSYSFPSGFGQARLRVNENVKRYARNYASLFILFFVCTLYQMPLALIGMISSLVLWDIFKFCSDRWGWDRYPVIRQVMVRAAQCVTAVILICLNVQMALFCALGVSYTVIFLILSVMIMHAAFRKLTPAKQPSRSR; from the exons ATGGTTTTCTCTTCTAACCCTTTATCTCTAAGCGTTCCCGACCCCACCTTCGACACATGGCTACGCGACTCCGGCTACCTCGAAATTCTCGACCAACACACCTCCTCCGCCGCCGCCGCtccctccaccaccaccacaacaacAGCCACTGgccttttcatttcattctttTCCCATGCTCTAACACTCCTTTCTCTCTTCACTCTCAATCCCTTTTCAAAACTCACCACTGATGACTTTTCGGGTCCAACCCTTTATTGGACCCGGTCGTTTTTCGCGGACCACGGGTCCTACTCGTTTCCGTCCGGGTTTGGACAGGCTAGGCTCCGGGTTAATGAGAATGTTAAACGTTATGCAAGAAACTATGCCTCTcttttcattctcttcttcgTTTGTACTTT GTATCAAATGCCACTTGCTCTGATTGGAATGATATCAAGTTTGGTACTTTGGGATATTTTCAAGTTCTGTAGTGATAGATGGGGATGGGATCGATATCCGGTGATTCGACAAGTTATGGTCCGTGCAGCTCAATGTG TTACTGCAGTTATTCTGATATGTTTAAACGTTCAAATGGCTCTGTTTTGTGCACTTGGTGTTAGTTATACAG TAATTTTCCTCATCCTATCAGTTATGATCATGCATGCCGCATTTCGAAAGCTGACTCCTGCGAAGCAACCTAGTCGCAGTAGATGA